From the Bacteroidota bacterium genome, one window contains:
- a CDS encoding twin-arginine translocase TatA/TatE family subunit produces MGGGEVVLIVLVVLMFFGSKNIPSLARGLGKAMREFQDASDGIKREIEQSAKPIKTTMDQMHDGWNQTVDNVKKEVEAAVEPKTEKKEE; encoded by the coding sequence ATGGGCGGAGGCGAAGTAGTGCTGATAGTGCTTGTAGTGCTCATGTTTTTTGGTTCTAAAAATATTCCTTCCTTAGCCCGCGGATTGGGAAAAGCCATGCGTGAGTTTCAAGATGCATCTGATGGGATTAAGCGCGAAATTGAGCAAAGTGCCAAGCCCATAAAAACCACTATGGACCAAATGCACGATGGATGGAATCAAACTGTTGACAATGTAAAGAAAGAAGTAGAAGCAGCTGTTGAGCCGAAAACAGAAAAGAAAGAAGAATAA
- a CDS encoding T9SS type A sorting domain-containing protein: MKKQLLLPLCMLFVSSAFSQSELVNIYLKKAQQLNIKPVPFTKPQAAAAVEMPVKSSKNKVQTLSKTQATQAITEHYIGKTEYDLQTNAAIGNRLLVHNDSTISAAWTLIAVGGTSASRGTGYNYFNGNNWSPIPTQKIEPNSRAGSNNILVTSTGREIVIAHTSTGSGGMLLTARPAKGIGAWTEDPTVLGQMANDTWARAIVGGTNGETVHVICHGSGNSATPVNGQDGPLLYSRSLDGGITFPVLRSLIPAIDSSHYLGFNAEDYSIDSKGDTVAIVVGSFSTDLILLKSTDNGTTWNSRILQPFPVPFYDGSVGLPGGIAVGPSGDAHVRIDNTGLVHVFWSNVLLTDSFTTLGYYPNVLDGLLYWNENHALGAVDTIAWAPDKNGNGQLDVVSNSSGCGIAGNYRGSITQMPSSAVDSANNLFVCFQSICEDCDTLAYAVNHKHVYTIVSQDNGITWSNPLDINQNIDSAYQEGVYACLAKNANGAIHLTYQRDPAPGHSLLTNGLTQCQNWNLTESDIIYTKIDYSGPGGFPWRYGNLSSKAQFKSKINLQNFPNPADKQTVISFELNQNSTVKMELRNILGQIKMQENLGKMEIGKHTLPLVTTSLPAGLYFYSLKTEHMEASDKMLIIH; this comes from the coding sequence ATGAAAAAACAACTACTCCTCCCGTTATGCATGCTCTTTGTTTCTTCTGCCTTTTCCCAAAGTGAATTAGTCAATATTTACTTAAAAAAAGCACAACAACTTAACATCAAACCGGTTCCTTTCACGAAACCACAGGCTGCTGCGGCAGTTGAAATGCCTGTTAAAAGCTCTAAAAATAAAGTTCAAACCTTATCGAAAACCCAAGCCACACAAGCTATAACGGAACACTACATTGGGAAAACTGAATACGATTTGCAGACCAATGCTGCAATAGGTAACAGATTACTAGTCCACAATGATAGCACAATTTCGGCCGCTTGGACCCTGATAGCTGTTGGAGGAACATCGGCTTCAAGAGGTACCGGATACAATTATTTTAATGGGAACAATTGGAGTCCTATCCCCACACAAAAAATAGAACCTAACAGTCGAGCAGGATCTAATAACATTTTAGTTACTTCAACCGGAAGAGAAATAGTAATAGCACATACAAGTACTGGTTCAGGAGGAATGTTGCTCACTGCCAGACCTGCAAAAGGTATAGGAGCATGGACAGAAGACCCTACAGTGTTAGGACAGATGGCGAATGACACTTGGGCAAGAGCAATTGTTGGTGGAACAAATGGTGAAACCGTGCATGTTATTTGTCATGGTTCTGGAAATAGCGCCACACCAGTAAATGGGCAGGATGGTCCACTATTATATTCGCGTTCGCTCGATGGGGGAATAACATTTCCAGTTTTAAGGTCATTAATACCTGCTATTGATTCGTCACATTATTTGGGATTTAATGCCGAGGATTATTCAATCGATTCAAAAGGCGACACAGTTGCTATAGTGGTGGGGAGCTTTTCGACCGACCTAATTCTTTTAAAGTCAACGGATAATGGCACTACTTGGAATAGCAGAATACTCCAACCCTTTCCTGTCCCATTTTATGATGGTTCTGTAGGATTGCCTGGTGGCATTGCTGTTGGGCCAAGTGGTGATGCGCATGTAAGGATTGATAACACAGGGCTTGTACACGTATTTTGGAGCAATGTACTTTTAACTGATTCTTTTACTACTCTGGGCTATTATCCAAATGTGCTTGATGGATTGCTCTACTGGAATGAAAATCATGCTTTGGGCGCAGTGGATACTATTGCATGGGCCCCCGACAAAAATGGGAATGGTCAACTCGATGTAGTGAGTAATTCAAGTGGCTGCGGGATTGCCGGAAATTACCGAGGATCAATTACCCAAATGCCTAGTTCAGCTGTAGATTCGGCTAATAATTTGTTTGTTTGCTTTCAATCTATTTGTGAAGACTGTGACACGCTTGCTTATGCGGTAAATCACAAACATGTGTATACAATTGTATCACAAGATAATGGAATAACTTGGAGCAACCCCCTTGACATAAATCAAAATATTGATAGCGCTTATCAGGAAGGAGTTTATGCCTGTCTAGCTAAAAATGCAAACGGAGCAATTCATCTTACCTATCAGCGTGACCCTGCTCCGGGGCATTCACTTCTTACGAATGGTTTAACTCAATGCCAGAATTGGAATTTAACTGAAAGCGATATTATTTACACTAAAATAGATTATTCCGGACCCGGTGGCTTTCCTTGGCGATATGGAAATTTATCCTCAAAAGCTCAATTTAAATCAAAGATAAATCTTCAAAATTTCCCTAATCCTGCTGATAAGCAAACAGTAATAAGCTTTGAATTAAATCAAAATTCTACAGTGAAAATGGAATTGAGAAATATCTTGGGACAAATAAAGATGCAGGAAAATCTTGGAAAAATGGAAATTGGGAAACACACTCTACCGCTTGTCACAACGTCTTTACCAGCCGGACTCTATTTTTATTCCCTAAAAACTGAACACATGGAAGCGAGTGATAAAATGCTAATTATACACTAA